Proteins found in one Acidobacteriota bacterium genomic segment:
- a CDS encoding mercury transporter MerT, protein TRVGRVSTMKAVVGSVVAAVAASVCCIGPVVAAAIGAGALGAASTRLEPYRPWFLGLTVILLGMAFVTTYRREPATCADGSCAPSSRRTAKIVLWVAVVVVGLLATFPYYVKWLV, encoded by the coding sequence ACACGCGTTGGGAGGGTTTCGACTATGAAAGCGGTTGTTGGATCAGTGGTGGCAGCGGTGGCAGCGTCCGTGTGCTGCATCGGGCCGGTGGTGGCCGCAGCCATCGGCGCGGGCGCCCTTGGCGCGGCCAGTACGCGCCTAGAGCCATATCGGCCGTGGTTTCTCGGACTGACGGTCATCTTGCTGGGCATGGCGTTCGTGACCACGTACCGTCGCGAGCCGGCAACCTGTGCGGACGGAAGCTGCGCGCCTTCCTCGCGGCGAACCGCGAAGATCGTCCTGTGGGTGGCGGTCGTGGTGGTCGGCTTGCTGGCGACGTTCCCTTATTACGTGAAGTGGCTGGTTTAG
- the merA gene encoding mercury(II) reductase, whose translation MSSGRTPDVIVLGGGSAGFAASIRAADLGARVTLMEGSTLGGTCVNVGCVPSKTLIRAAEVQRRAAHHPFDGVRTAARAPEFPKVMAQKDALVTALRQEKYWDVLSAYPNVTLCQGRGMVNRDLSITVDGEVLKPGRLIVTTGASPWAPPIPGLADAGSLTSTEALALTKRPVSIIVIGGSAVGLEIAQLYARLGTCVTVLEAMPTLVPAEDGEIGTALAGYLREEGLEVRTGLSIGRVSRASGGYTVEATTDGRAETFTAEQLLVATGRRANTRGFGLEEAGVELGKKGEIRVNEHLQTSRSEVYAAGDVIGDPMFVYVAAYGGNLAADNALNGNSRRYDLSALPRVTFTDPQVASVGLTEEEARNKGIELATSKLPLSHVPRALAARETRGFIKLVADRRTNRLVGAHILATEAGEMIQEPTLAIKYGISIDDLAAAFHPYLTLAEGVKLAAQTFTKDVKKLSCCAA comes from the coding sequence CTGTCATCCGGCCGTACGCCCGACGTCATCGTGCTCGGCGGGGGATCGGCCGGATTTGCCGCATCGATCCGTGCGGCCGATCTCGGCGCGCGCGTCACGCTCATGGAAGGCAGCACGCTGGGGGGCACCTGCGTGAACGTTGGATGCGTGCCGTCGAAAACGCTGATCCGCGCCGCGGAAGTTCAGCGTCGCGCCGCGCATCATCCGTTCGACGGCGTGCGCACAGCGGCGCGGGCGCCCGAGTTTCCAAAAGTGATGGCGCAAAAGGATGCGCTCGTGACCGCACTGCGCCAGGAGAAGTACTGGGACGTGCTTTCCGCGTACCCGAACGTTACCTTGTGCCAGGGCCGCGGCATGGTCAACCGCGACTTGTCGATCACCGTCGACGGCGAAGTACTGAAGCCGGGACGCCTCATCGTCACAACGGGCGCGTCGCCGTGGGCACCGCCAATCCCCGGACTGGCCGACGCTGGCTCCTTGACGAGCACCGAAGCGCTGGCCCTCACGAAGCGCCCGGTCTCGATAATCGTGATCGGTGGTAGTGCCGTCGGCCTCGAGATCGCGCAACTCTACGCGCGGCTCGGCACGTGTGTCACCGTGCTCGAGGCGATGCCGACGCTCGTGCCGGCGGAAGATGGCGAGATCGGCACGGCGCTCGCCGGTTACCTGCGCGAGGAAGGACTTGAGGTCCGAACCGGATTGTCGATTGGTCGCGTCAGCCGCGCCAGTGGTGGATACACCGTGGAGGCCACGACGGACGGACGTGCGGAGACGTTCACAGCCGAGCAACTGCTCGTCGCCACAGGCCGGCGCGCGAACACGCGCGGCTTCGGCCTTGAAGAAGCGGGCGTCGAGCTTGGCAAGAAGGGTGAAATCCGGGTGAACGAACACTTGCAGACGTCACGGTCCGAAGTGTATGCGGCCGGCGACGTCATCGGCGACCCGATGTTCGTCTACGTTGCGGCGTACGGCGGCAATCTGGCCGCGGACAACGCGCTGAACGGCAACTCACGACGCTACGACCTCTCCGCGCTGCCGCGCGTAACGTTTACCGACCCACAGGTCGCGTCTGTCGGACTCACGGAAGAGGAGGCGCGAAACAAGGGCATCGAGCTGGCGACGTCGAAGCTGCCGCTGTCGCATGTGCCGCGGGCCCTGGCGGCTCGCGAGACGCGCGGCTTCATCAAGCTGGTCGCGGACCGGCGCACGAACCGGCTCGTGGGCGCGCATATCCTGGCCACCGAGGCGGGCGAAATGATTCAGGAACCGACGCTGGCGATAAAGTACGGGATCAGCATCGACGATCTGGCCGCGGCGTTCCATCCGTATCTCACCCTAGCGGAAGGCGTCAAGCTCGCCGCGCAAACCTTCACGAAAGACGTGAAGAAGCTCTCGTGCTGCGCGGCGTGA
- a CDS encoding glucan 1,4-alpha-glucosidase → MPVHTDAEPAPPLGALHLIGHGEAFGWPGLEPRWAPGAKQGVGTARSDGSRVWFTIAEGVLTEIFYPYVDVANSRDLQFLVTDGETFFHEDRRDLRHTVSYADQRAPAYLVASVDPRGDYLLSKIIICDPDADAVVMRVRFEPLTERANSYQLYLLFAPQIGNRGYGNAARVVGCGSHRFLVASRDKVVAAVAASVGFRRASAGFVGHSDGWQDLHGNLRMDWTFATATDGHVALTGEIDLRKHRDFSVAVAFGHTDEDACRAALESSHKPSADLLARYAGEWHRWCAGLADLRREARDAGRTFCTGAMVLQMHQDKTHAGAGVASLAIPWGELAGDANAGGYHLVWPRDLYKTAMGFLAIDDAGSVLRILRYLERTQAADGHWPQNFWLDGTPYWQAVQLDETSYPIILAWRLSTLGAIPAGETIEMVRRAAAYLLRNGPVTEQERWEENSGFSPATIAAVVAALICAAELLDGSGGRRDVGYLREIADAWNAQIERWTYTQCSALLPGHPEHYERIATIAPSALDPLDAECRVFLPIQNLPPSAQPSISQCCVIDGGFLDLVRFGLRAANDPHVLKTLAVYDAVLRVDTRVGPVWHRYNYDGYGEKADGSPYDGTGIGRGWSLLTGERGQYELAAGRSADLHIEAMERFANDGGMIPEQVWDADDVPERGLRNGKGTGSATPLVWAHAEYLMLLRSKRDRQPFERVEPVYERFVRQQQRSMLQIWRFNLPVPTIAAHERLRLQVDAPAIVHWSADGWITVHDTPTEPTGFGVHVFDFPRDAYTGSDLVFTFYWPEADRWEGRDFVVTLRGDEEDVNAAETRAADAELNNRS, encoded by the coding sequence ATGCCAGTCCATACCGACGCTGAACCCGCCCCACCGCTAGGCGCGCTTCACCTCATTGGTCACGGCGAGGCGTTCGGCTGGCCCGGCCTCGAGCCCCGCTGGGCACCTGGCGCCAAGCAAGGCGTGGGGACGGCCCGTTCCGACGGATCCCGCGTCTGGTTCACGATTGCCGAGGGCGTCCTCACCGAGATCTTCTATCCCTATGTCGACGTCGCCAACTCGCGCGATCTACAGTTCCTGGTGACCGACGGCGAGACGTTCTTTCACGAGGATCGCCGCGACCTCCGGCACACGGTCAGCTATGCCGATCAGCGCGCACCCGCGTACCTCGTCGCCAGCGTCGACCCACGCGGCGATTACCTCCTCTCGAAGATCATCATCTGCGACCCCGACGCGGACGCGGTGGTGATGCGGGTCCGCTTCGAGCCGCTGACGGAGCGGGCGAACTCGTATCAGCTCTATCTGCTGTTCGCGCCCCAGATCGGCAACCGCGGTTACGGCAATGCCGCTCGGGTTGTGGGCTGCGGGTCGCATCGATTCCTTGTCGCATCGAGGGACAAGGTCGTCGCTGCGGTTGCCGCTTCGGTGGGATTCCGTAGGGCGTCCGCGGGTTTCGTGGGCCATTCTGACGGCTGGCAAGACCTCCACGGTAATCTCCGGATGGATTGGACGTTCGCCACGGCGACCGACGGCCATGTCGCATTGACGGGCGAGATCGATCTGCGCAAGCACAGGGACTTCAGCGTGGCCGTGGCTTTCGGCCACACGGACGAGGACGCGTGTCGCGCTGCGCTGGAGTCATCGCATAAACCCTCCGCCGATCTGCTGGCGCGGTACGCCGGCGAGTGGCATCGCTGGTGCGCGGGCCTTGCGGATCTCCGCCGCGAAGCGCGGGATGCGGGGCGCACGTTCTGCACGGGCGCGATGGTGCTGCAGATGCATCAGGACAAGACGCACGCCGGCGCCGGTGTGGCGTCACTCGCGATCCCGTGGGGAGAGTTGGCCGGGGACGCCAACGCGGGCGGCTACCATCTGGTCTGGCCGCGCGATCTCTACAAGACGGCCATGGGGTTTCTCGCGATCGACGACGCCGGCTCGGTCCTGCGCATCCTGCGATATCTCGAGCGCACGCAGGCCGCGGACGGTCACTGGCCGCAGAACTTCTGGCTCGATGGCACCCCGTACTGGCAGGCCGTGCAGCTCGATGAAACGTCGTACCCGATCATTCTCGCGTGGCGCCTCTCCACGCTCGGAGCCATTCCGGCCGGCGAGACGATCGAGATGGTGCGCCGTGCCGCCGCGTATCTGCTCCGGAACGGTCCGGTCACCGAGCAGGAGCGCTGGGAAGAGAACAGCGGCTTTTCGCCCGCCACCATCGCGGCAGTTGTCGCCGCACTTATCTGCGCGGCCGAGCTCCTGGACGGGTCGGGCGGCCGCCGGGATGTGGGGTATCTGCGCGAGATTGCTGATGCGTGGAACGCGCAAATCGAGCGCTGGACGTACACGCAGTGTAGCGCGCTCCTGCCCGGCCATCCCGAACACTACGAGCGAATCGCGACGATCGCTCCCTCGGCGCTCGATCCCTTGGACGCAGAGTGCCGCGTGTTTCTACCGATCCAGAATCTGCCACCGTCAGCGCAGCCTTCCATCTCGCAGTGCTGTGTCATCGACGGCGGCTTCCTCGACCTGGTTCGCTTCGGCCTGCGGGCTGCCAACGATCCGCACGTGCTCAAGACGCTGGCCGTCTATGACGCCGTGTTGCGGGTCGACACGCGCGTTGGCCCGGTGTGGCATCGCTACAACTACGACGGATATGGAGAGAAGGCCGACGGTTCGCCGTACGATGGCACAGGCATCGGTCGAGGATGGTCATTGCTGACTGGCGAGCGCGGACAGTACGAGCTCGCGGCAGGCCGATCGGCAGACCTGCACATCGAAGCGATGGAACGATTCGCGAACGATGGCGGCATGATTCCCGAGCAAGTGTGGGATGCGGACGATGTGCCCGAGCGAGGGTTACGAAACGGGAAGGGCACCGGCTCGGCCACGCCGCTCGTGTGGGCGCATGCCGAGTACTTGATGCTGCTTCGCTCGAAGCGCGACAGGCAGCCGTTCGAGCGTGTGGAGCCTGTGTACGAACGCTTCGTGCGCCAGCAGCAGCGCTCGATGCTCCAGATCTGGCGCTTCAACTTGCCTGTGCCGACGATCGCGGCGCATGAACGGCTTCGATTGCAGGTCGACGCGCCCGCTATCGTCCACTGGAGCGCAGACGGCTGGATAACAGTTCACGACACGCCAACGGAGCCGACCGGCTTCGGCGTCCACGTCTTTGACTTCCCGCGAGATGCGTACACGGGAAGCGACCTCGTCTTCACGTTCTACTGGCCGGAGGCCGACCGTTGGGAAGGTCGTGACTTCGTCGTGACGCTGCGTGGCGACGAAGAAGACGTGAATGCCGCTGAAACGCGCGCGGCCGATGCCGAACTGAACAATCGTTCATGA
- a CDS encoding superoxide dismutase, with protein MPFELPPLPYAYNALEPHIDEQTMRIHHDKHHGTYVTNLNAALEKHPQLSGKSVDDLVRGINSVPEDIRTAVRNNGGGHVNHTMFWEIMAPNAGGGPKGALADAIDSTFGGFDAFKDQFNKAALGRFGSGWAWLVDAGGKLAIESTPNQDNPMMEGKKPVMGLDVWEHAYYLKYQNRRADYCGAWWNVVNWEAVAARFGR; from the coding sequence GTGCCTTTCGAATTGCCCCCGCTGCCGTACGCGTACAACGCCCTCGAGCCGCACATCGACGAGCAGACGATGCGGATTCATCACGACAAGCATCACGGCACGTACGTGACCAACCTGAACGCCGCGCTGGAAAAGCATCCGCAGCTGTCGGGGAAGTCGGTTGACGACCTGGTGCGCGGCATCAACTCGGTGCCCGAGGACATCCGGACGGCGGTGCGCAACAACGGCGGCGGCCACGTGAACCACACGATGTTCTGGGAAATCATGGCGCCCAACGCGGGCGGCGGGCCGAAGGGCGCGCTGGCCGATGCCATCGACTCGACCTTCGGCGGGTTCGACGCGTTCAAGGACCAGTTCAACAAGGCGGCGCTCGGGCGCTTCGGCAGCGGCTGGGCCTGGCTGGTGGATGCCGGCGGCAAGCTCGCGATCGAGAGCACGCCGAACCAGGACAACCCGATGATGGAGGGGAAGAAGCCCGTCATGGGGCTGGACGTGTGGGAGCACGCCTACTACCTGAAATATCAGAACCGCCGCGCGGACTACTGCGGCGCGTGGTGGAACGTCGTGAATTGGGAGGCGGTCGCGGCGCGCTTCGGGCGGTAG
- the nadA gene encoding quinolinate synthase NadA: MDIELLIEHEKAGIGERQPLPPQYLGLSDEEMDRRIVAARAKLASRVVILGHHYQRSEVIKFADYTGDSLKLAREAATRGEAEFIVFCGVHFMAESADIISAPRQRVILPDLAAGCSMADMAAPDQLEMCWRELEEMGIDHDRIVPVTYINSSAAIKAFCGGRGGVVCTSTNAAGVMKWAWDRGGKVLMLPDQHLGRNTAYKMGVPLDRMVVWDPNEIWGGLTPEAVANARLLLWKGHCSVHTRFNTRQIEAFRRRHPEGRVIVHPECTWDVVQAADDSGSTEHIIRTVKNSPKGTVWAVGTEIHLVSRLAQEVAPDKAVETLDPFGCLCSTMFRVSPNHLLWVLEGLVDGRVHNEIVVPEPIRSQAKRALDRMLEI, encoded by the coding sequence ATGGACATCGAGCTCCTGATCGAACACGAGAAAGCCGGCATCGGCGAGCGCCAGCCGCTCCCGCCGCAATACCTCGGCCTTTCGGACGAGGAAATGGACCGGCGCATCGTCGCGGCGCGGGCGAAGCTGGCCTCGCGCGTCGTCATCCTCGGCCACCACTACCAGCGCAGCGAGGTCATCAAGTTCGCCGACTACACCGGCGACTCGTTGAAGCTCGCGCGCGAGGCGGCCACCCGCGGCGAGGCCGAGTTCATCGTCTTCTGCGGCGTGCACTTCATGGCGGAGAGCGCCGACATCATCAGCGCCCCCCGCCAGCGCGTCATCCTGCCGGACCTGGCGGCCGGCTGCTCGATGGCGGACATGGCGGCGCCCGATCAGCTCGAGATGTGCTGGCGCGAGCTGGAGGAGATGGGCATCGACCACGATCGGATCGTGCCGGTGACCTACATCAACTCCAGCGCGGCCATCAAGGCGTTCTGCGGCGGGCGGGGGGGCGTCGTCTGCACGTCGACCAACGCGGCGGGCGTGATGAAGTGGGCGTGGGACCGCGGCGGGAAAGTGCTCATGCTGCCGGACCAGCACCTGGGCCGGAACACGGCGTACAAGATGGGCGTGCCGCTCGATCGGATGGTGGTGTGGGATCCGAACGAAATCTGGGGCGGGCTCACGCCGGAAGCGGTGGCCAACGCGCGCCTGCTGCTCTGGAAGGGGCACTGCTCGGTCCACACGCGCTTTAACACGAGGCAGATCGAAGCGTTCCGCCGGAGGCATCCGGAAGGTCGCGTCATCGTGCACCCGGAGTGCACGTGGGACGTCGTGCAGGCGGCCGACGACAGCGGCTCGACGGAACACATCATCCGCACGGTGAAGAACAGCCCGAAGGGCACGGTGTGGGCGGTGGGCACCGAGATCCATCTGGTGTCGCGCCTGGCGCAGGAAGTGGCGCCGGACAAGGCCGTCGAAACGCTCGATCCGTTCGGCTGTCTCTGCTCGACGATGTTCCGCGTGTCGCCGAATCACCTGCTGTGGGTGCTCGAAGGCCTCGTGGATGGCCGCGTGCACAACGAGATCGTGGTGCCGGAGCCGATCAGGTCGCAGGCGAAGCGTGCGCTCGATCGGATGCTTGAAATTTGA
- the mqnE gene encoding aminofutalosine synthase MqnE produces MHSRLAAAGILDIAEKLEARERLTLADGVRLFESPDLLAVAWLANRERERLHGARAYYNHNIRIEATNVCVANCLFCSFARLKPGDDHAYTMSLEQAWEKLRVRADQPLTEIHVVNGLHPDLPFDYYTDLLRGFKRIRPDIHLKCFTAVEIAFFADLYGMTDQRVLRELADAGLDSLPGGGAEIFAERVRRKICHDKCDGDRYLAIHRLAHGLGMRSNVTMLYGHIETMEERVDHMLRARALQDETGGFQAFIPLAFHPDNNQMRKLPAPSASDTLRVHAVARLVCDNIPHVKAFWIATGVDLAQTSLWFGVDDLDGTVQEERIYHMAGARTPEALSTADIRRLIRAAGREPVERDTLYNVVRGPEYDETPVASAVQ; encoded by the coding sequence TTGCATAGCCGCCTGGCAGCCGCCGGCATCCTCGACATCGCGGAGAAGCTCGAGGCGCGCGAGCGGCTGACGCTCGCCGACGGCGTCCGGCTGTTCGAATCGCCCGACCTCCTCGCGGTGGCCTGGCTGGCGAATCGCGAACGCGAGCGGCTGCACGGCGCGCGCGCCTATTACAACCACAACATCCGCATCGAGGCGACCAACGTCTGCGTCGCCAACTGCCTGTTCTGCTCGTTCGCGCGCCTCAAGCCGGGCGACGATCACGCCTACACGATGAGCCTGGAGCAGGCGTGGGAGAAGCTTCGCGTCCGCGCCGACCAGCCGCTCACCGAGATCCACGTGGTCAACGGCCTGCATCCCGACCTGCCGTTCGACTACTACACGGACCTGCTCCGCGGCTTCAAGCGGATCCGCCCCGACATCCACTTGAAATGCTTCACCGCGGTGGAGATCGCGTTTTTCGCGGACCTGTACGGCATGACCGACCAGCGCGTGCTGCGCGAGCTGGCCGACGCCGGGCTGGACTCGCTGCCGGGCGGCGGCGCCGAGATTTTCGCCGAGCGCGTGCGCCGGAAGATCTGCCACGACAAGTGCGACGGGGACCGCTACCTCGCGATCCACCGCCTCGCGCACGGCCTCGGCATGCGGTCGAACGTGACGATGCTCTACGGGCACATCGAGACGATGGAGGAGCGCGTGGATCACATGCTGCGCGCGCGCGCGCTGCAGGACGAGACCGGCGGCTTCCAGGCGTTCATCCCGCTCGCGTTTCATCCCGACAACAACCAGATGCGCAAGCTGCCGGCCCCCTCGGCGTCAGACACCTTGCGCGTGCACGCCGTCGCGCGCCTGGTGTGCGACAACATCCCTCACGTCAAGGCGTTCTGGATCGCCACCGGTGTCGACCTCGCCCAGACGTCGCTCTGGTTCGGCGTGGACGACCTCGACGGCACCGTGCAGGAGGAGCGCATCTACCACATGGCCGGCGCGCGCACGCCCGAGGCGCTGTCCACCGCGGACATCCGCAGGCTCATCCGCGCAGCGGGCCGCGAGCCGGTCGAGCGCGACACCCTCTACAACGTCGTCCGCGGGCCGGAGTACGACGAGACCCCCGTCGCATCTGCGGTACAATAA
- a CDS encoding YjbQ family protein — MTRTSTPTVRATPVTDVVTAGGLRIHAETFSFESRERIEIADVTERVMRIVRAAGIREGLASIWSMHTTLSVFVNESQPALFADMKRYIESLVDQTEKWQHNDPSHSDCDRANADSHLRSLLLGHSVTLQISGGEIALGQWQRVLAAELDGPRTRTIRVQVMGVA; from the coding sequence ATGACACGGACCTCCACGCCGACGGTGCGTGCGACGCCGGTAACCGACGTCGTCACGGCCGGAGGCCTGCGCATCCACGCCGAGACGTTCTCGTTCGAGTCGCGCGAGCGCATCGAGATCGCGGACGTCACGGAGCGCGTGATGCGGATCGTGCGCGCCGCCGGCATTCGCGAAGGCCTGGCGAGCATCTGGTCCATGCACACGACGCTGTCGGTCTTCGTCAACGAGTCGCAGCCGGCGCTGTTCGCCGACATGAAGCGCTACATCGAGTCGCTGGTCGACCAGACCGAGAAGTGGCAGCACAACGACCCCAGCCACTCGGATTGCGATCGCGCGAACGCCGATTCGCACCTGCGCTCGCTCCTGCTCGGCCACAGCGTGACGCTGCAGATCTCGGGCGGTGAAATCGCGCTCGGGCAGTGGCAGCGCGTCCTGGCGGCGGAACTCGACGGGCCGCGTACTCGCACGATCCGCGTGCAGGTGATGGGCGTTGCATAG
- a CDS encoding TonB-dependent receptor, whose amino-acid sequence MHRPARFSFFLSSFALAFSIASVASAASIRGAVRDPDGAAVAHAHVLVTARGAVVATTTTDAAGAFEARDLAADRYELLVVREGFRAAPLALDLAAHDDRSVTVTLQLSAVSESIVVSAAHVDQPLSRTPASTTVVTRGDLRSFQHESVASALRRVPGVSVARNGGEGAVTSLFSRGGESDFTAVVIDGVPVNTFGGSFNFGNLTTGNVERVEVVRGPQSALWSGGAIGGVVQVVTRPEARRLLDASAEAGSRESRRAAAGGAFPIGAWRLSAGGGRAASDGFTGGARNGETVSNDDWTSEHASAGVRHEGVTRAQITSRLERSERGSPGPFGSDPGGTYSGIDRVSRGRNRAALLGGSLARAFSRVRPGVRASWYRLESDFDSPFGTSESASRRLTARADADVRLADSLDATVGAEFLREEATSTFITGSTGATIPVKRSIESAFAEARYDAGALVVTGGARVERIARRRLDEDPNPFSPRPVLPDDTTTAVTPRVSAAWFARPANQDGEWTRLRASAGLGIRPPDAFELAFTDNPGLKPERTRSVEAGVEHALAGGLLVAEATAFANRYSDLIVTVGRSLADASRYQSDNISNARARGVELLVSGRTRGSIRVSASYTFLDTDVLAVDRLGVAPPPFKPGDALLRRPRHQLWADAIWRRGAASAFLTAGARGRTLDVDPSWGAFGGLFENPGYASVDAGGGWRVTAALEVFGRVTNLFDRRYEDVLGFPAARRSAYVGVRFPGR is encoded by the coding sequence ATGCACCGTCCAGCTCGTTTTTCCTTTTTCCTTTCTTCTTTTGCCTTGGCGTTCTCGATCGCGAGCGTCGCGAGCGCCGCGTCGATTCGCGGCGCGGTCCGCGACCCCGACGGCGCGGCGGTCGCGCACGCGCACGTCCTCGTCACCGCACGGGGCGCGGTCGTCGCCACGACGACGACGGATGCGGCCGGCGCGTTCGAGGCGCGGGATCTCGCGGCCGATCGGTACGAGCTGCTCGTCGTGCGGGAGGGGTTCCGCGCCGCGCCGCTGGCGCTCGACCTGGCCGCGCACGACGACCGATCCGTGACCGTCACGCTGCAGCTCAGCGCCGTGAGCGAGTCCATCGTCGTCTCGGCGGCGCACGTCGACCAGCCGCTCTCGCGCACGCCGGCCAGCACGACCGTCGTCACGCGCGGGGATCTGCGCAGCTTTCAGCACGAGAGCGTCGCGAGCGCGCTCCGGCGCGTGCCCGGGGTGTCCGTGGCGCGCAACGGCGGCGAGGGCGCGGTCACGAGCCTCTTCTCGCGCGGCGGCGAGTCGGACTTCACCGCCGTGGTGATTGACGGCGTGCCGGTCAATACCTTCGGCGGCAGCTTCAACTTCGGGAATCTCACGACCGGGAATGTCGAACGCGTGGAGGTGGTGAGGGGGCCGCAAAGCGCCCTGTGGAGCGGCGGGGCGATCGGGGGAGTCGTGCAGGTCGTGACACGCCCCGAGGCACGGCGCCTGCTCGACGCCTCGGCGGAGGCCGGCTCGCGCGAGTCGAGACGGGCCGCCGCGGGCGGCGCGTTTCCCATCGGCGCGTGGCGGCTCTCGGCGGGCGGCGGCCGCGCCGCGTCTGACGGCTTCACCGGCGGCGCGCGAAACGGCGAGACGGTGAGCAACGACGACTGGACATCCGAGCACGCGAGCGCCGGCGTCCGCCACGAGGGGGTGACGCGCGCCCAGATCACGTCGCGGCTGGAGCGGAGCGAGCGCGGCAGCCCGGGACCCTTCGGCTCCGATCCCGGCGGCACGTACTCCGGCATCGATCGCGTCTCGCGCGGCAGGAATCGAGCCGCTCTGCTCGGCGGCTCCCTCGCGCGCGCGTTCTCGCGCGTTCGCCCGGGTGTCCGGGCGTCCTGGTATCGCCTCGAGAGCGACTTCGACAGCCCGTTCGGGACGTCCGAGTCCGCATCGCGCCGGCTGACGGCTCGCGCCGACGCCGACGTGCGCCTTGCCGATTCCCTCGACGCCACCGTCGGCGCCGAGTTCCTGCGCGAGGAGGCGACGAGCACGTTCATCACCGGGTCGACGGGCGCGACGATCCCCGTGAAACGCAGCATCGAATCGGCGTTCGCCGAAGCGAGGTACGACGCCGGCGCGCTCGTCGTCACCGGCGGCGCGCGTGTCGAGCGGATCGCACGCAGGCGGCTCGATGAAGATCCCAACCCATTCTCTCCGCGGCCGGTGCTGCCCGACGACACGACGACCGCGGTCACGCCGCGTGTATCGGCCGCGTGGTTTGCGCGTCCGGCCAACCAGGACGGAGAGTGGACCCGCCTGCGCGCCAGCGCGGGGCTCGGCATCCGCCCTCCGGACGCGTTCGAGCTGGCGTTCACGGACAACCCGGGACTGAAACCGGAGCGCACGCGGAGCGTCGAGGCAGGCGTGGAGCACGCGCTGGCCGGCGGCCTGCTGGTGGCCGAGGCGACCGCGTTCGCCAACCGGTACTCCGATCTCATCGTGACGGTCGGCCGGTCGCTTGCTGACGCCAGCCGCTACCAGAGCGACAACATCTCGAACGCTCGCGCGCGCGGCGTGGAGTTGCTGGTCAGCGGGCGCACCCGTGGATCAATCCGCGTCTCGGCGTCCTACACCTTCCTGGATACGGACGTTCTCGCCGTCGATCGGCTTGGCGTCGCGCCGCCGCCGTTCAAGCCCGGCGACGCCCTCCTGCGACGCCCGCGCCACCAGCTGTGGGCGGACGCGATCTGGCGGCGCGGCGCGGCGAGCGCATTCCTCACCGCCGGCGCGCGCGGCCGCACGCTGGACGTCGATCCGAGCTGGGGCGCGTTCGGCGGCCTCTTCGAGAACCCGGGATATGCATCCGTTGACGCGGGCGGCGGCTGGCGCGTGACGGCCGCGCTCGAGGTGTTCGGCCGCGTCACCAATCTCTTCGACCGTCGCTACGAGGACGTGCTCGGCTTTCCCGCCGCGCGCCGCAGCGCGTACGTCGGCGTGCGGTTTCCCGGCCGCTGA
- a CDS encoding ABC transporter ATP-binding protein → MLAADDVSFAYERGAPVLRGVTIGAAPGEIVGILGPNGSGKTTLLKVLAGLVRPQAGRVLLDGRPLASLHRRAIAQRMSVVPQETRLAFDYSVLEVVLMGRYAHLGAFELEGPDDFAAARAALAMTGTAAFERRPFESLSGGEKQRVIIAAALAQLSVAAGLQAGGSTSLPGGGSTYLLLDEPTASLDLGYQLEVLAVLRRLHRERRPGIIVSIHDLNLAAALCSRLVLLRDGRVLADGATRDVLTPEHVRELYGVDVEVVPHEGAGHPVVVPLARAGGRSGP, encoded by the coding sequence ATGCTCGCAGCCGACGACGTCTCCTTTGCGTACGAACGCGGCGCCCCCGTGCTCCGGGGCGTCACGATCGGAGCCGCGCCGGGGGAGATTGTCGGGATCCTCGGACCGAACGGGTCCGGCAAGACGACGCTCCTGAAGGTGCTGGCCGGCCTGGTGCGCCCGCAGGCGGGGCGCGTGCTGCTCGACGGGCGGCCGCTCGCCTCGCTCCATCGGCGCGCCATCGCACAACGCATGAGCGTCGTGCCGCAGGAAACCCGCCTGGCGTTCGATTACTCCGTGCTCGAAGTGGTCCTGATGGGGCGCTACGCGCACCTCGGCGCGTTCGAGCTCGAAGGGCCGGACGACTTTGCCGCCGCGCGCGCGGCGCTCGCGATGACGGGGACGGCGGCGTTCGAGCGCCGCCCGTTCGAGTCGCTCAGCGGCGGTGAAAAACAGCGGGTGATCATCGCCGCGGCCCTCGCCCAATTGAGTGTAGCCGCCGGCCTTCAGGCCGGCGGATCAACCAGTCTGCCCGGCGGCGGATCAACCTACCTTCTTCTCGATGAGCCCACCGCGTCGCTCGACCTCGGCTACCAGCTCGAGGTGCTCGCGGTGCTGCGCCGGCTTCACCGCGAGCGCCGCCCCGGCATCATCGTCTCGATCCACGATCTCAACCTGGCCGCGGCGTTGTGCAGCCGGCTCGTCCTCCTGCGGGACGGGCGCGTCCTGGCCGACGGCGCGACGCGCGACGTGCTGACGCCCGAACACGTCCGCGAGTTGTACGGCGTGGACGTGGAGGTCGTTCCCCACGAAGGGGCGGGTCATCCGGTCGTGGTGCCGCTGGCGCGTGCAGGAGGACGCAGCGGGCCATGA